In one Sphingomonas sanguinis genomic region, the following are encoded:
- a CDS encoding TonB-dependent receptor, producing MFKPVLLSGLSATALASLLAAPATAQTANATTTNRGREIVVTAPVQQSEADVLSGTSIVTGAELERSIRPTIGETLARQPGVSATSFGPNASRPVLRGFQGERIRVLTDGIGSIDVSNTSVDHAVVINPLLAERVEVLRGPSALLFGSSAVGGVVNVIDTRIPRSVPEKGYRLSGMATYGSAATERSVAGAADVAVGKQFVLHADGSYLKTDDLKIGGYVLSPRARAEAQASAAQAPNDPLDFAGVANLRGRLPNTASETWTAGVGGSLITDTGSLGIAYSHYDSLYGVPIRYTLTPGGEEPEAPRLSLVQNRLDLRGEIETGGGFLDRIRLRAGAAEYRHFELEEDGEVGTAFYNKGIESRLELVQAKRNGWQGASGVQFFNRDFDVRGDEAFLPRNNTAQVGLFTLQQLDRGAFKMEAGARYEHTSLTARTAVSDDRFFRGQRSFDAFSGSIGASYGFAPDWRAGLNLSRTERAPSAEELFANGPHAGTEAYELGNPDFKKESSWGIEATVHGHGEGYSFDASAYYNRFSNYIYDALVQQGPCEAAAAPSGREVDLPCFTYAQADARYYGIEAEGSLRLATIGGYAINADLLGDYVHAQIIGTGPAPRIPPLRLLGGLEAHSDSVNARVEVERSFKQSRVLGLETPTDGFTLVNASVQLKPWGAVNPTTLTLSANNIFDVDARRHASVLKDFAPLAGRDLRATLSFKL from the coding sequence TTGTTCAAGCCCGTCCTCCTGTCCGGCCTGTCCGCCACCGCGCTTGCCAGCCTGCTGGCCGCTCCCGCCACCGCGCAGACCGCCAATGCCACGACTACCAATCGCGGCCGTGAGATCGTCGTGACCGCACCGGTCCAGCAGTCGGAGGCCGATGTGCTGTCGGGCACCTCGATCGTCACCGGCGCGGAGTTGGAACGCTCGATCCGCCCGACCATCGGCGAGACGCTGGCCCGCCAGCCGGGCGTGTCGGCGACGTCGTTCGGCCCCAACGCCTCGCGCCCCGTGCTGCGCGGTTTCCAGGGCGAGCGTATCCGCGTGCTGACCGACGGCATCGGCTCGATCGACGTGTCGAACACCAGCGTTGACCATGCCGTCGTCATCAACCCGCTGCTCGCCGAGCGGGTCGAGGTGCTGCGCGGTCCCTCCGCGCTGCTGTTCGGATCGTCGGCGGTGGGCGGCGTGGTCAACGTCATCGACACGCGCATCCCGCGCTCGGTACCGGAAAAGGGCTATCGCCTGTCGGGCATGGCGACCTATGGCTCGGCCGCGACCGAACGTTCGGTCGCGGGCGCGGCGGATGTGGCGGTGGGCAAGCAGTTCGTGCTGCACGCCGATGGATCGTACCTGAAGACCGACGATCTGAAGATCGGCGGCTACGTCCTGTCCCCGCGCGCCCGTGCCGAGGCGCAGGCCTCGGCGGCGCAGGCCCCCAACGATCCGCTCGACTTTGCGGGTGTCGCCAACCTGCGCGGCCGCCTGCCCAATACCGCCAGCGAGACCTGGACGGCGGGGGTCGGCGGGTCGCTGATCACCGACACCGGCTCGCTGGGCATCGCGTACAGCCATTATGACAGCCTGTACGGCGTGCCGATCCGCTACACGCTGACGCCCGGCGGCGAAGAGCCCGAGGCCCCGCGCCTCAGCCTGGTCCAGAACCGCCTCGACCTGCGCGGCGAGATCGAGACGGGCGGCGGCTTCCTCGACCGCATCCGCCTGCGCGCCGGGGCCGCCGAATATCGCCACTTCGAGCTGGAAGAGGATGGTGAGGTCGGCACCGCCTTCTACAACAAGGGCATCGAAAGCCGCCTGGAGCTGGTGCAGGCCAAGCGGAACGGCTGGCAGGGTGCGTCGGGCGTGCAGTTCTTCAACCGCGACTTCGATGTGCGCGGCGACGAAGCCTTCCTGCCGCGCAACAACACCGCGCAGGTCGGCCTGTTCACCCTGCAACAGCTGGATCGCGGCGCATTCAAGATGGAGGCGGGTGCGCGCTATGAGCACACCTCGCTGACTGCGCGGACGGCCGTCAGCGACGACCGCTTCTTCCGCGGCCAGCGCAGCTTCGACGCCTTTTCGGGCTCGATCGGCGCCAGCTACGGCTTCGCGCCCGACTGGCGGGCGGGCCTGAACCTGTCGCGCACCGAACGCGCGCCGTCCGCCGAGGAACTGTTCGCCAATGGGCCGCACGCCGGGACCGAAGCCTATGAGCTGGGCAATCCGGACTTCAAGAAGGAGTCGAGCTGGGGCATAGAGGCGACCGTCCACGGCCATGGCGAAGGCTACAGCTTCGACGCCTCGGCCTATTACAACCGCTTCTCCAACTATATCTATGACGCGCTGGTCCAGCAGGGTCCGTGCGAAGCCGCTGCCGCGCCCTCGGGTCGTGAGGTCGACCTGCCCTGCTTCACTTATGCCCAGGCCGACGCCCGTTATTACGGCATCGAGGCGGAGGGCTCGCTGCGACTCGCCACGATCGGCGGCTATGCGATCAATGCCGACCTGCTGGGCGATTATGTCCATGCCCAGATCATCGGCACTGGCCCCGCGCCCCGCATCCCGCCGCTTCGCCTGCTCGGCGGACTGGAAGCGCATTCCGACAGCGTGAACGCCCGCGTCGAGGTGGAACGTAGCTTCAAGCAGAGCCGCGTGCTGGGGCTGGAAACACCGACCGACGGCTTCACGCTGGTCAACGCCTCGGTCCAGCTGAAGCCCTGGGGTGCGGTCAATCCGACGACGCTGACCCTGTCGGCGAACAACATCTTCGACGTCGATGCCCGCCGCCACGCCAGCGTCCTGAAGGACTTCGCCCCGCTGGCCGGTCGCGACCTGCGCGCGACGCTCAGCTTCAAGCTCTGA
- a CDS encoding S24 family peptidase — protein sequence MAEADIRATLQALAADARVSLAALSRMIGRNDAYLQQFVQRGTPRVLAEGDRRQLAEFFGVAETRLGALPETGPMLVPRLAVAASAGPGATVDDEVMIGVEAIDRGLARRLGLSDGAASVIRVRGDSMAPGLLDGDHLVVDQRDVRPNARGGLYVIRVGDALMVKRVRAGPRGLIATSDNPTAPPVPDGPIAVIGRVVWQMRLPS from the coding sequence ATGGCGGAGGCGGATATCAGGGCGACATTACAGGCGCTTGCGGCGGACGCCCGGGTGAGCCTGGCGGCGCTGTCGCGGATGATCGGGCGCAACGATGCCTATCTCCAGCAATTCGTGCAGCGCGGCACGCCGCGCGTGCTGGCGGAAGGCGACCGGCGGCAGCTGGCGGAGTTTTTCGGGGTGGCCGAGACGCGGCTGGGGGCCCTGCCCGAAACGGGGCCGATGCTGGTGCCCCGGCTGGCGGTCGCGGCGTCGGCGGGGCCGGGGGCGACGGTCGATGACGAGGTGATGATCGGGGTCGAGGCGATCGATCGCGGGCTGGCCCGGCGGCTGGGCCTCAGCGATGGGGCGGCCTCGGTGATCCGGGTGCGGGGGGATTCGATGGCGCCGGGGCTGCTCGACGGCGATCATCTGGTGGTCGACCAGCGCGATGTCCGGCCCAACGCGCGCGGCGGGCTTTACGTGATCCGGGTCGGCGATGCGCTGATGGTCAAGCGGGTACGCGCTGGGCCAAGGGGGCTGATCGCCACCAGCGACAATCCCACCGCGCCGCCGGTGCCGGACGGTCCGATCGCGGTGATCGGGCGGGTCGTCTGGCAGATGCGCTTGCCGAGCTGA
- a CDS encoding autotransporter assembly complex protein TamA, producing MMVRVGRPRRSAAIICLAMGLGGAGWPAVAAAQIASPATPPTSTTPMGQTIPGSDLPDDPTMLDPSAPLAPLSEIGVAWPDLATAPVDPMATMTATVDAAAERRYRWRVEGIDGAGALVRQRFEQLSTLDANDGEPANAAQLDRRAREDAQLLTNLLRGAGYYDAQVTTRIEPGNEPTVLLEAVPGNLYRFAGVTLDGVKAAGDKAAPLEKAFGIRPGDPVDADTIVAGEARLKTVVGEEGFPFAKVGDPQIVVDRAARTATLDLSVDPGSSRRYGRIVMANDKLFDARHVQEIARFSPGQPYDSAGLDDLRRALVQTGLVSSVDVKPVPGDAPETVNVAVALEPAPPHTIAGELGYGTGEGASATVNWTDRNLFPPEGALTLRSVLGTREQLGAVVFRRNNFQGRDRVLTAQFSAAHILRDAYEAKTLSLSGGLERQTNIFFQKTWTWSLGAELLTSDERDVIESTGQPRRRTFFIGALPTSLNYDGSDDLLNPTRGFRLGGRISPEVSLQGSVFGYTRTQIDASLYHPFGDRVVLAARTRLGTILGAPRDQIAPSRRFYAGGGASVRGYGFQAIGPRDANNDPIGGRSLAEFSIEARVRTFGHFGVVPFLDAGNISTSPLPRLTGLRFGTGLGVRYYSNFGPIRLDVGTPLNPQKGDSRVAVYVSLGQAF from the coding sequence ATGATGGTCCGCGTCGGGCGGCCGCGCCGCTCGGCCGCCATCATATGCTTGGCAATGGGTCTTGGCGGCGCGGGCTGGCCCGCCGTCGCGGCTGCGCAGATTGCGAGCCCTGCTACCCCGCCGACGTCCACGACGCCTATGGGGCAGACGATACCGGGCAGCGATCTGCCCGACGATCCGACCATGCTCGACCCCTCGGCCCCGCTGGCGCCCCTGTCGGAGATCGGCGTCGCCTGGCCCGATCTGGCGACGGCGCCGGTGGATCCAATGGCGACGATGACCGCAACCGTCGATGCCGCTGCCGAGCGGCGCTATCGCTGGCGGGTCGAGGGGATCGACGGTGCGGGCGCGCTGGTCCGCCAGCGTTTCGAGCAGCTCTCGACGCTCGATGCCAATGACGGCGAGCCGGCCAATGCCGCGCAGCTCGACCGCCGCGCGCGCGAGGACGCCCAGCTGCTGACCAATTTGCTGCGCGGCGCAGGCTATTACGACGCGCAGGTGACGACCCGGATCGAGCCGGGCAACGAGCCGACCGTCCTGCTGGAAGCGGTGCCGGGCAATCTCTATCGCTTTGCGGGCGTGACGCTGGACGGGGTGAAGGCGGCGGGCGACAAGGCCGCCCCGCTGGAAAAGGCGTTCGGGATTCGCCCAGGCGATCCGGTCGATGCCGACACCATCGTCGCGGGCGAGGCGCGGCTGAAGACCGTGGTGGGCGAGGAGGGCTTCCCCTTCGCCAAGGTCGGTGATCCGCAGATCGTGGTCGACCGCGCCGCGCGTACCGCGACGCTGGATCTGTCGGTCGATCCGGGGTCGTCCCGCCGCTATGGCCGGATCGTGATGGCCAACGACAAGCTGTTCGACGCCAGGCACGTTCAGGAGATTGCCCGCTTCTCACCCGGCCAGCCCTATGACTCCGCCGGGCTGGACGATCTGCGCCGCGCGCTGGTGCAGACGGGCCTCGTGTCGTCGGTCGATGTGAAGCCTGTGCCCGGCGATGCGCCCGAGACGGTGAACGTCGCGGTCGCGCTGGAGCCTGCGCCGCCGCACACCATCGCGGGCGAGCTGGGTTACGGCACCGGCGAAGGCGCGAGCGCGACGGTGAACTGGACCGACCGCAACCTCTTCCCGCCCGAAGGTGCGCTGACCCTGCGCAGCGTGCTCGGCACCCGCGAGCAGTTGGGCGCCGTCGTGTTCCGGCGCAACAATTTTCAGGGTCGCGACCGGGTGTTGACCGCGCAATTCTCGGCCGCGCACATCCTGCGTGACGCCTATGAGGCCAAGACGCTGTCGCTGTCGGGCGGGCTGGAGCGCCAGACCAACATCTTCTTCCAGAAGACCTGGACATGGTCGCTGGGCGCCGAGCTGCTGACCTCCGACGAGCGCGACGTGATCGAGAGCACCGGCCAGCCGCGCAGGCGGACCTTCTTCATCGGCGCGCTGCCGACCAGCCTCAATTATGACGGCTCGGACGATCTGCTGAACCCGACGCGCGGTTTCCGGCTGGGCGGGCGGATCAGCCCCGAAGTGTCGCTGCAGGGCAGCGTTTTCGGCTACACGCGGACGCAGATCGACGCCAGCCTCTACCATCCGTTCGGCGACCGGGTGGTGCTGGCGGCACGGACGCGGCTGGGCACGATATTGGGTGCGCCGCGCGACCAGATCGCGCCGTCGCGGCGTTTCTATGCGGGCGGTGGTGCCTCTGTGCGCGGCTATGGCTTTCAGGCGATCGGGCCGCGCGATGCGAACAACGATCCGATCGGCGGGCGCAGTCTCGCCGAATTCTCGATCGAGGCACGGGTCAGGACGTTCGGCCATTTCGGCGTCGTGCCCTTTCTGGATGCGGGCAATATCTCGACCTCGCCGCTGCCGCGTCTGACGGGCCTGCGCTTCGGCACGGGGCTGGGCGTGCGATACTATTCCAATTTCGGGCCGATCCGTCTCGACGTCGGCACGCCGCTCAATCCGCAAAAGGGGGATAGCCGGGTCGCGGTCTATGTCTCGCTGGGGCAGGCCTTTTGA
- a CDS encoding translocation/assembly module TamB domain-containing protein: MTEEKDAPPPVRAPFRWGRAIAIAVAALVGIVLAALGVVDTSIGHRWVADRIATIRTPTGLRFSVGRIDGSLYSDMRLVDLRVYDLDGLLVQVPQARLDWRPLNWARGTLDIRRVEAATATLFHVPHTRSTGRQTPILPNFDIRIDRLRLDRLVLAPRVLGRERVAKVEGRADIRDGRAVVTLNGVVAGSDRLRLHLDARPDYDRFDLAVEAWGAKDGVLAKAVGVRAPVTLNVAGAGRWVRWDGTAKGRIGGQRAVDLRLSARAGRYALSGQVAPSLVLHGRLQRLTAPRVIVAGQADFAERRLNGALVLHSPVLRVRARGVVDLGANRFDGLRVDAKLVRPEALFRNMSGQAIAMTLRLDGAFDRAAFDYRLAATRFAFDRTGFEQATAVGKGRLQGRWPLILPVRFTAARVTGVGEAAGGILHRLSAAGDLRITPREIMGQGLALRSDKLAGRLNLRIDLTNGRYDVGLDGALQRYLIPGLGIVDVKSRLSAVPGPDGHGTRVVGRGEAQVRRLDNAFLRSLAGGLPHLTTDLERGTDGVFHFHHLVLTGPDIRLTGEAIRRRDGSFHFVGGGRQRRYGPVQMVLDGRIDKPTLDLILASPNAATGLSDVRAHLDPTDQGFAYRAAGNSRLGPFQASGAILLPRGQDAVIQIQPLLVAGARATGALNVVQGGFAGRMDVTGGGLSGELLFRPVGEVQRIEAHLAARQAQLSGVIVRQGRVDLIALLDPAGASVEGTANAQGLRRGAFNIAQMTGTARMRGGNGEVRVGISGSRGRAFSIQTVTQVSPDRFSTTAQGTLDRRPLQLLSPAIVTRDGDGWALAPTRLSFAGGEAKLAGRFDRDATEIQASLTRMPLAVLDIGYPGLGLGGTATGTLTIRQATGAPTGKADLTIRGLTRAGLVLTSRPIDMGVAGVLSADRLGVRAVMASGGKIIGRGQALIVPGIVPGGAGDWASRMQAGRLIAQLRYAGPADTLWRLTGVEMFDLSGPVAIGADVTGSLNQPVIRGAVKAVGARIESATTGTVLTDVQASGRFGGSRLVIDRFAAQAGKDGRVSGTGQFDFAAAKGVGLDLALNASNAVMIARDDIGATVTGPLTFHSDGAGGTIGGDVVLNRSRYRLGRATAATAVPQLNIREINIPGGGEEDDVPRKPWTLAVKAHAPNGLIVSGLGLNSEWSADLKIGGTPDNPAITGQATLIRGDYEFAGRDFDLARGIIRFGGEVPANPALDIAANANVQGLSATIRVTGTALKPEIGFSSTPALPNDELLSRLLFGTSIASLSAPEALQLAAAVAALQDGGNGLNPINAVRRAAGLDRLRVLPADVQIGRGTSVAAGKYITRRFYAEIITDGQGYSATQIEFQVTRWLSLLSSISTLGRQNLNVRISKDY, from the coding sequence TTGACCGAGGAAAAGGACGCTCCGCCGCCTGTTCGCGCGCCATTTCGTTGGGGACGCGCGATCGCCATCGCGGTGGCGGCGCTGGTCGGCATCGTACTGGCAGCGTTGGGCGTCGTGGATACGTCGATCGGGCATCGCTGGGTCGCGGACCGGATCGCGACCATCCGTACGCCGACGGGGCTTCGCTTCTCGGTCGGGCGGATCGACGGGTCGCTCTATTCCGACATGCGGCTGGTCGATCTGCGTGTCTATGATCTGGACGGACTGCTGGTGCAGGTCCCGCAGGCGCGGCTCGACTGGCGGCCCTTGAATTGGGCGCGCGGTACGCTCGACATTCGCCGAGTCGAGGCGGCGACCGCGACGCTGTTCCATGTGCCGCATACCCGCAGTACCGGGCGGCAGACCCCGATCCTGCCCAATTTCGACATCCGCATCGACCGGCTGCGGCTCGATCGGCTGGTCCTCGCGCCGCGCGTGCTGGGCCGCGAGCGGGTGGCGAAGGTCGAGGGGCGGGCGGACATTCGCGATGGCCGTGCGGTCGTCACGCTGAACGGCGTGGTGGCGGGCAGCGACCGGCTCCGCCTGCATCTCGATGCCCGGCCCGACTATGACCGTTTCGATCTGGCGGTCGAGGCGTGGGGCGCGAAGGACGGCGTGCTGGCCAAGGCGGTGGGCGTTCGTGCACCCGTGACGCTGAACGTTGCGGGCGCGGGCCGCTGGGTGCGTTGGGACGGAACGGCGAAGGGCCGGATCGGCGGCCAGCGTGCGGTCGATCTGCGCCTGTCGGCAAGGGCGGGCCGCTATGCGCTGTCGGGGCAGGTCGCGCCCTCGCTGGTGCTCCACGGACGGCTTCAGCGGCTCACCGCGCCCCGCGTTATCGTCGCCGGGCAAGCCGATTTCGCCGAGCGTCGGCTGAACGGCGCGCTCGTTCTCCACTCGCCCGTGCTGCGGGTGCGCGCGCGGGGCGTGGTGGATCTGGGCGCGAACCGTTTCGACGGGCTGCGGGTAGACGCCAAGCTCGTCCGGCCCGAGGCGCTGTTCCGCAACATGAGCGGGCAGGCGATCGCGATGACCCTGCGCCTCGATGGCGCCTTCGACCGGGCGGCGTTCGACTATCGGCTGGCGGCGACCCGCTTCGCCTTCGACCGGACGGGGTTCGAGCAGGCGACGGCGGTGGGCAAGGGGCGGTTGCAGGGACGCTGGCCGCTGATCCTGCCGGTACGCTTCACCGCCGCGCGCGTGACCGGCGTGGGCGAGGCGGCGGGGGGCATATTACACCGGCTGTCGGCAGCGGGCGACCTGCGCATCACCCCGCGCGAAATCATGGGGCAGGGGCTGGCGCTGCGTTCCGACAAGCTGGCGGGGCGGCTCAACCTGCGCATCGACCTGACCAACGGCCGCTACGATGTCGGGCTGGACGGCGCGCTCCAGCGTTATCTGATCCCCGGTCTGGGCATCGTCGATGTGAAGTCGCGGCTGAGCGCCGTGCCCGGCCCGGATGGCCATGGTACGCGCGTCGTCGGGCGAGGGGAGGCCCAGGTCCGGCGGCTCGACAACGCATTCCTGCGTTCGCTGGCGGGCGGATTGCCGCATCTGACCACCGATCTGGAGCGGGGGACGGACGGCGTCTTCCATTTCCACCATCTGGTTCTGACCGGTCCCGACATCCGCCTGACCGGCGAGGCGATCCGGCGGCGCGACGGTAGCTTCCACTTCGTCGGCGGCGGGCGGCAGCGGCGCTACGGCCCGGTCCAGATGGTGCTGGACGGGCGGATCGATAAACCGACGCTCGACCTGATACTCGCCTCGCCCAATGCCGCGACGGGGTTGAGCGATGTGCGCGCGCATCTTGACCCGACCGATCAGGGCTTTGCCTATCGCGCGGCAGGCAACTCGCGACTGGGGCCGTTCCAGGCAAGCGGCGCGATCCTGTTGCCGCGCGGGCAGGATGCGGTGATCCAGATCCAGCCGCTGCTGGTGGCGGGTGCGCGTGCGACCGGCGCGCTGAACGTCGTGCAGGGTGGCTTTGCCGGACGGATGGACGTGACCGGCGGCGGCCTGTCGGGCGAGCTGCTGTTCCGCCCGGTCGGTGAGGTCCAGCGGATCGAGGCGCATCTGGCCGCGCGGCAGGCGCAGCTTTCGGGCGTCATCGTCCGCCAGGGCCGGGTCGACCTGATCGCGCTGCTCGATCCGGCCGGAGCCTCTGTCGAGGGAACGGCCAATGCGCAGGGGCTGCGGCGCGGCGCGTTCAACATCGCGCAGATGACCGGCACCGCGCGGATGCGCGGCGGCAATGGCGAGGTGCGGGTCGGCATTTCGGGATCACGGGGCCGTGCCTTCTCGATCCAGACGGTAACGCAGGTGTCGCCCGATCGTTTCTCGACCACCGCACAAGGGACGCTCGACCGGCGGCCGCTGCAATTGTTGTCGCCCGCCATCGTCACCCGCGACGGCGATGGCTGGGCCCTCGCGCCGACCCGGCTGAGCTTTGCGGGCGGCGAGGCGAAGCTGGCGGGCCGGTTCGACCGGGATGCGACCGAGATTCAAGCCAGCTTGACGCGGATGCCGCTGGCCGTGCTCGACATCGGCTATCCGGGGCTGGGGCTGGGCGGCACCGCGACGGGCACGCTGACCATCCGGCAGGCGACGGGCGCGCCGACCGGCAAGGCGGACCTGACCATCCGTGGGCTGACCCGCGCCGGGCTCGTCCTGACCTCGCGTCCGATCGACATGGGTGTGGCGGGGGTGCTGTCCGCCGACCGTCTGGGCGTGCGCGCCGTCATGGCGTCGGGCGGCAAGATCATCGGGCGCGGCCAGGCTTTGATCGTACCTGGGATCGTGCCCGGCGGCGCAGGCGACTGGGCCAGCCGGATGCAGGCAGGACGGCTGATCGCGCAGCTTCGCTATGCCGGGCCTGCCGATACCTTATGGCGGCTGACCGGTGTCGAGATGTTCGACCTGTCCGGTCCGGTCGCGATCGGCGCGGACGTGACGGGATCGCTCAACCAGCCGGTCATTCGCGGTGCGGTGAAGGCGGTCGGCGCGCGGATCGAAAGTGCGACCACCGGTACCGTCCTAACCGACGTGCAGGCCAGCGGCCGGTTCGGCGGATCGCGTCTCGTCATAGATCGCTTCGCCGCACAGGCGGGCAAGGACGGGCGGGTGAGCGGCACCGGTCAGTTCGACTTCGCCGCCGCCAAGGGCGTCGGCCTCGACCTGGCGCTCAATGCCAGCAATGCGGTGATGATCGCGCGCGACGATATCGGCGCCACCGTGACGGGGCCGCTGACCTTCCATTCGGACGGCGCGGGCGGCACGATCGGCGGCGATGTGGTGCTCAACCGCAGCCGCTATCGGCTGGGCCGCGCGACGGCGGCGACTGCCGTGCCGCAGCTCAACATCCGCGAGATCAATATCCCGGGCGGCGGCGAGGAGGACGATGTCCCGCGCAAGCCCTGGACGCTGGCGGTGAAGGCCCATGCGCCCAACGGCCTGATCGTGTCCGGCCTGGGGCTGAACAGCGAATGGTCGGCGGACCTGAAGATCGGTGGCACGCCCGACAATCCCGCGATCACCGGCCAGGCGACGCTGATCCGCGGCGATTACGAATTTGCGGGGCGCGATTTCGATCTGGCGCGCGGCATCATCCGCTTCGGCGGAGAAGTGCCCGCCAACCCCGCGCTCGACATCGCCGCCAACGCCAATGTGCAGGGGCTGAGCGCGACGATCCGCGTGACCGGCACCGCGCTAAAGCCCGAGATCGGCTTTTCCAGCACGCCCGCGCTGCCCAATGACGAGCTGCTGTCGCGCCTGTTGTTCGGCACCTCGATCGCCAGCCTGTCGGCACCGGAGGCGTTGCAGCTGGCCGCCGCCGTGGCCGCGCTTCAGGATGGTGGCAACGGGCTGAACCCGATCAACGCGGTGCGGCGTGCGGCGGGGCTGGACCGGCTTCGCGTGCTGCCCGCCGACGTGCAGATCGGGCGCGGCACCTCGGTCGCGGCGGGCAAATATATCACCCGGCGTTTCTATGCCGAGATCATCACCGACGGGCAGGGCTATTCTGCGACCCAGATCGAGTTCCAGGTGACGCGCTGGCTATCGCTGCTCTCCAGCATCTCGACGCTGGGGCGGCAGAATCTGAATGTGCGGATATCCAAGGACTATTGA
- a CDS encoding quinone oxidoreductase family protein has protein sequence MEKTAYIDRTGGPEVIQWRDEELPPPAKGEVRMRHHAVGLNYIDTYHRSGLYPIDLPGKLGSEAAGVVEAVGEGVTDFAVGDRVGVFGPARGAYATARNVAADLLVPLPDHVDDRTAAAILLKGATTAFLIEDCAKVQPGWTVLVHAAAGGVGHLAVGWLKAIGTTVIATVGSEAKAEKARAAGADHVILNRQEDVAARVREITGGAGVPVVLDGVGKATWEASLNSTARRGLVVSFGNASGAVDGVNLGILAAKGSLFVTRPTLFDYAVTADEKRSLIARVFAMLKKGAITPEIGQSFALTDAAEAHRAIEAGETVGSTILIP, from the coding sequence ATGGAAAAGACCGCCTATATCGACCGGACCGGCGGGCCAGAGGTCATCCAATGGCGGGACGAGGAACTGCCCCCGCCGGCCAAAGGCGAGGTGCGGATGCGCCACCATGCGGTCGGGCTGAACTATATCGACACCTATCATCGCAGCGGGCTGTACCCGATCGACCTGCCGGGCAAGCTCGGCTCCGAAGCGGCGGGCGTGGTCGAGGCGGTGGGCGAGGGCGTGACCGACTTCGCGGTCGGCGACCGGGTGGGCGTGTTCGGCCCGGCGCGCGGGGCCTATGCCACGGCGCGCAACGTCGCGGCCGACCTGCTGGTGCCGCTGCCCGATCATGTCGACGACCGGACGGCGGCCGCGATCCTGCTGAAGGGCGCGACGACCGCTTTCCTGATCGAGGATTGCGCGAAGGTGCAACCCGGCTGGACCGTGCTGGTCCATGCGGCGGCGGGCGGGGTCGGGCATCTCGCGGTCGGTTGGTTGAAGGCGATCGGCACGACCGTGATCGCGACCGTCGGGTCCGAGGCCAAGGCGGAGAAGGCCCGCGCGGCGGGGGCCGATCACGTCATCCTCAACCGGCAGGAAGACGTCGCGGCCCGCGTGCGAGAGATCACCGGCGGCGCGGGCGTGCCCGTGGTGCTGGACGGCGTGGGCAAGGCGACCTGGGAAGCCTCGCTGAACAGCACGGCGCGGCGCGGGCTGGTGGTCAGCTTCGGCAATGCCTCGGGCGCGGTGGACGGCGTCAATCTGGGCATCCTGGCCGCGAAGGGCTCGCTGTTCGTGACCCGTCCGACCCTGTTCGACTATGCGGTGACGGCGGATGAGAAGCGCAGCCTGATCGCGCGGGTCTTCGCGATGCTGAAAAAGGGCGCGATCACGCCGGAGATCGGCCAGTCCTTCGCGCTGACCGATGCGGCCGAGGCGCACCGGGCGATCGAAGCGGGGGAGACGGTGGGGAGTACGATTCTTATTCCGTGA
- a CDS encoding peptidylprolyl isomerase, whose amino-acid sequence MIALLPLALLAAQTTPATPPAPATTEAPKPVMVRIAMQTSLGPVVLDLDRTHAPITTANFLRYVDQHRLDGVTFYRSVRVAPDFGFVQFGIQNEPKRILPPIAHEPTTKTGIKHTDGTISIARLAPGSARGDFTIMVGDQPSLDADPSKPGDNLGYAAFGHVVEGMDVIHKILDQPADPAKGPFKGEMLAAPVKILSAKRVTLAK is encoded by the coding sequence ATGATCGCGCTCCTGCCCCTCGCGTTGCTTGCCGCTCAGACCACCCCCGCGACCCCGCCAGCCCCCGCCACCACCGAGGCCCCCAAGCCCGTCATGGTCCGCATCGCGATGCAGACCAGCCTCGGACCCGTCGTGCTGGACCTCGACCGCACCCATGCGCCGATCACCACCGCCAATTTCCTGCGCTATGTCGACCAGCATCGGCTGGACGGCGTAACCTTCTATCGCTCCGTCCGCGTCGCGCCCGATTTCGGTTTCGTCCAGTTCGGTATCCAGAATGAGCCCAAGCGCATCCTGCCCCCGATCGCGCATGAGCCGACGACCAAGACCGGCATCAAGCATACGGACGGCACCATCTCGATCGCACGCCTGGCCCCCGGATCGGCGCGCGGCGACTTCACGATCATGGTCGGCGACCAGCCCTCGCTCGACGCCGATCCGTCCAAGCCCGGCGACAATCTGGGCTATGCCGCTTTCGGCCATGTCGTCGAGGGGATGGACGTGATCCACAAAATCCTCGACCAGCCCGCCGACCCCGCCAAGGGACCATTCAAGGGCGAGATGCTCGCCGCGCCGGTGAAGATCCTTTCCGCCAAGCGGGTGACCCTGGCAAAGTGA
- a CDS encoding putative quinol monooxygenase, whose translation MLLIVGTVRLPPENLNDARPVMRRMVEASRAEPGCLDYGYAEDVLDPGLIHVKELWTDQGALDRHFASSQIAEWRAAWPELGIGERRLVVYEVGEPRMT comes from the coding sequence ATGCTGTTGATCGTCGGCACCGTGCGTCTACCGCCGGAAAACCTTAATGACGCACGGCCGGTCATGCGGCGCATGGTGGAGGCCAGCCGCGCCGAGCCGGGATGCTTGGACTATGGCTATGCCGAGGATGTGCTCGACCCCGGCCTTATCCATGTGAAGGAATTGTGGACCGATCAGGGGGCGCTTGATCGGCACTTCGCCTCGTCGCAAATCGCCGAGTGGCGGGCTGCTTGGCCGGAACTGGGCATCGGCGAGCGTCGGCTGGTCGTTTACGAGGTGGGCGAACCGCGCATGACCTGA